The stretch of DNA AAGAGGGTCTCCTGAAATACCGTTATGGCAAGACCTTTCTCGCTGGGGAGAAATGGTGCATCAACAATCGGGGTCCGTTGCCGATTGTCGAACTCGCCGGTGTTGCGTGTTGTTTTATCATCTGCCACGATGTACGTTATCCTGAATTAGTTAAACTTCCTGCAGCAATGGGGGCACAACTCTGCATTTTCTGCTCGTGTGAATCCGGACTGCTCTCAGAATATAAACTCTCCGCTTACCGCGCTATGCCGATTTCGCGTGCGACAGAAAACGGCATCTATCTCCTAATGGCGAACACACCTGCGAACCCTGATGACATTCGGGCACCCGGTTCATCACACGGAAACTCGAAGATTATCCATCCAGATGGCAACGTCATCAAAGAGGCAGGGTTTTTTGGAGACACCATCATCGCTGAAACAATAGACCTCTCACAAGCAACGGGTTCACAGGCGAAACGGACTTATGATGAAGATACGATCTTGCGGGAGTGGTTCCTACAAGGCTGTGAGTTTGTTGTGAAGGTTTAAAGCAAGCATTTAAGGAAGAAGATTCATGTCAGATCAAATCGTTTGTATCCGTGCCAATTCGCTTGTTGATGGGATAAGCACATCTGCCAAATCCAATCAGGCAATCCTTGTGACTAACGGACGCATTGATGCAGTAGGCGATCAAGAAGAGATTGCGAAAAAGACACCGCCTGACGCAGAGGTTATTGACCTCGGCGATGCGTGTCTCGCGCCGGGTCTCATTGATGGACATACACACTTGAGCCTGGCAGGCGATGGACGGAACTATGTTCAAATGTTCTCTGAGACGGATGAGATGATGGTGTTGACCGGCGCGATGAATCTACAACGCCATCTCGCCGCAGGGATTACAACGATCCGTGAACACGGCGCGCGGAACAAGGTAGGATTCACGCTTAAGGAAGGACTTGAACGCGGTTATATTCCGGGTCCACGCGCCTTGGTCAGCGGACGACCGATTACCTGTACAGGTGGACACTTCCATGTATGCAACGAGACAGCGGATGGCGAGGCGGAGATGCGGCGTTCAGTGCGTCGCTTAGTTCATGAAGGCGCGGATTATATCAAGATTATGGCGTCAGGCGGTGGAACTGCCGGAACGATTCCCGGACGCGCCAGTTACACCGTCGCCGAATTGCACGCCGCTGTCCACGAGGCACACCATTTCCATCGGCTCACGGTGGCGCATTGCCGTGCCAGTGAGTCGATGGTACGCGCCGTTGAAGCAGGTATTGATCTGATGGAGCATGCGGAATTTCTTGATCCGGACGGTGAACTCCGGTTTGATCCGAAAATTGCGGAGATGATGGCAGAATCGGGTATCTGGATTAGTCCGACGCTCCAAGCGTGGACGGGATATCCACGCATCGTTGAACTCCGAGCAAAACGGGACAATGGGACGATTTCTGCCGATGAAACAGCCGAATTGCAACGAAGTGAGGCGCGAGCAGAAGTCCGATTGGATGTGATGCGGCGTATGCTCGACTACGACCTCCGGGACCGGATTGTTCCCGGCACGGATTCAGGTGTCGGTAATCTTGCATTCGGACATCTCGATTACGATTTGCAGCTACTTGTCGAAGTTGGGTTTACACCCGCAGAGGCACTCATCTCAGCAACCCGCATCTCCGCCGAAGCAATCGGGATGGCAGATGAGATTGGAACTATCGCGCCGGGCAAAATCGCCGATCTCGTTGCTTTTGAGAGCGATCCGACAAATGATGTTGGGGTGGTGAGTCGAGTGATTGCGGTATTTCAAGCAGGGCAACGCGTAAAATGACGCACAATATGCAGTCAAACATTGACCCCACTATCTTTCAACGGTTGTTGATCGATGCTGAAAAAGACGGTGTGCAAAAACTGGTTGTGGGCGCGGTCATCCGTAAAAACAGCAAATTCCTACTTTTGGAACGAGTTCCGTCTGATTCCATGGGTGGATTTGTTGGAATTCCGAGTGGTACCGTGGAGGATGAGGAAGACCTACTTACAGCACTCGCTCGAGAAGTGCAGGAAGAAACGGGACTCATTGTAACATCAATCCTTGAATATCTCGGCTCCTTTGATTGGACATCCAGTTCTGGGAAAAAAACGAGACATTTCAACTTTTTTATTCAGGTTGAGGATGGTGAAATCAAACTTAGTCCTACCGAACATCAAGCATACTATTGGGTTGCGTTGTCCGACGCAGCTTACACAACGCTTAACATCTCAGATGCTACTAAGCAGATTCTCAAAACTACAGTACAACAATAACACGAGCGTTTGGTGCGATTAAAATTCATAGATGTCAGCGCGTCGTTTTGCGACCTTATGTCGAACAAGTGCTTGGAGGTCTTCCGGCATCCGCGCAAACGTCTCTGGAAAAACGGGTTGATGACCACCCTCACGCATGAGATTCCACCAAGCAGGATAGTAAGCGATATTCAACGCCATGCGATGTTGATCGTCGGTTGTATTTGCCCCTTGCCCGTGCCATGTTCCGCCGTGCCACAATAACACAGAACCTTTTTGCCCGCAGACCGGCACTGGATGGCTTTCTACAATGTCGGATTGTGTAGGTCTGCGCCGTGCGCGATGGCTAAACGGCACAACGAGCGTCGCGCCGTTCTCGATAGTAAAATCCGTTATCATCCAGATGGAGTTAATCATCCATGGCGTTTCGGGAAGGCGTGATGGCAAGTCGTGCGTCGAATCGGAGTGTATACCACCTTGGGGTGCCCTTGGCTTGACCCACTTGGTGCAAGCCTCACCCAGTCGCGCACTATCGCCGAGAAAATGACGGACGACTTGTAGCACTTGTGGATGTGCGATACATTCCCAACACATCTCATCGAGGTTGACTACACCGAAAAGCGTTTGATAGAGTTCAGCGTTCGGGTCCTGAAAAGCATCCCGATTCTTTGGGTCTCGGTGGAGTTGGAAGTATTTCTCTGCCATCGCGTCTGCTTGTACTGTGGGGATTGCATCTTCAATCAGACAGTAACCGAACGTTTCGAGATGTTCTATCGCTTCTTGTTGCAGCATTTACAGACCTCCGTTTCTCTTTTTGTTACGGAACACCAACATAAATCTGTTTTCTTCTATTTGCGCAACGCGTTCAAAAAGAAAGTACTTCTCAATAATGTGCTTCGCAAAGGGGACTGTCCAAAAGTAGGATGGATACGCGTACGTACCTTTGTCAGGAATTGTCCTACTGCCTCCTATCAAACCGGTCTGCACGTCGTATCGATCTGGAAGGGTTTCCTCTCCCACTCTCTTCACCAATTCATCGTGCATTATTACAAGGAAGATGCCATTGTCCGATAGAATTTCTTTAAGTTGAACTGTTAAGCACTCCAGCATCTGATATGATAAGTAAATGTTATTTTGAGGAAGCAGCGCGAGGTCGAAAGAATTCTCTTTGTAAGGTAGCGCAGCCATATCCCCAATATTGAATCGACATCTGCTCTTTCTTTTCTCTGCGACCTCTTTTGCGTGACGGAGTGGAATCTCCGCGCAGTCAATACCTGTTGCTATCGCGCCCATGTCTTCCATGGCAAAGGTAAAGCGTCCAGCATTGCAACCTAAATCCAAGGCGCGCATGCCGGGTCTTATGAGTTTACGCAGGTGGTCTTCATATCTGTCAACGGCAAATTGTGATCTTGGGTTATCAGGGTCAGTCGTCGGATGGACCCCCGCTGCATTGTAATGTTTCCGAGTTGCATCGAATACGTTCATATATTTCTTTGCCTTCAAATATGGCTTGCATTGTCCGGTGTTATCGTGTAAATTGGTCGGATAGGATATACCGAACATTTTGCCATAATTCATTATGTAGGACAAGAGAAATTTACTGTAAAGGGAGTCCAGCAAATGCTCTCAACCGAAAATATGGGTGGCGTTGTCGTCACGCCAAATCAATTAAGTGAGATGCAAGCGGGTGATTATATTCTGCATGCCCGCGATGGTCTGCTAAACAAGGTTCCAGTAGAGAAAATCCGCATGCCGTTGGATCCGCAAGGGCACTATCAGGGATTGAATTTCGTTCAGGCTCCCGATGGTACTATCTATGCAGTCCAGCACACCATTATCTCTAAGTCCACAGATGGTGGCAGGAGTTGGGAACATCTCAACAGGGTCCCTGCTGCTTTCGGTTTCAACGGATGGTTGTTGCAAGCCAATAGGCATGGGCAGCTTATTCACGTGAGTCAACATGGAGAAGAACAGCCAACCACCGTCTGGGTTTCTGATGATGAAGGTGAGACATGGGAGCAGACGAGCGAAATAGATGTCGCGCCGTTTCAGAAAACCGTCGCTGGTTCAAGTCTGACCCGACTCAACGATGGCACGCTGCTCCTACCAATTAAAAGAAGAGACGACCCGTTTTACGAAGGCACGAACCCGACTTATGTCTTTGTTTCCGAAGATGATGGATACACCTTCTCGAACCGCTTCTTTTTGTCGGATTATGGCAATGAAGTCAACATCGCAGAACTTTTTTCTGGCAGACTGCTCGCGGTCATCCGATACCAACCGGGACACCCAGACCAACCGCATACAAACAAAACGGTTTTTCTTGCAGATTCAGTAGATAGCGGTGTTACGTGGACAAATCTCCGTCAGTTAACGAGTGTGCATGGGCAGTGCCACGGCGCGGCTGTCGGACTTTCCAATAAGCGTGCTGTTGTGGCTTATGATCACCGGTATCCGAGGGAACTCGGCAGCGGTAGGGCAATGGTAAGCGACAACAACGGCGAAAGTTGGCGTGATGAAGTCTATTACCTCTGTCATGGGCATGTTGCTGGCTTTCCGAGACACATCACCTTAGATGGCGAGGAAATCCTAACCTTTATCGGTTCCTGCTACGGCGATGTCAGCAAATGGGAGAACGCCACAGGGAACTCACACTTCTGTATTATCCGGTGGCGACCGGTTTAGGACGAAAGAAAGGATACTATGAAAATTACCGGATTTGAAACAATACCTATTCAAGGTCGGGCGATGATCTTGAAAATGTTCACAGACGAAGGAATCATCGGCTACGGTGAACCGATGAACTATGAGCATTGGCGCGTCGTTGCCCAAGCCGTAGACGACATGGCGGAATACCTAGTCGGCAAAGACCCACTGCAGATTGAAGCGCACTGGCAAGCGATGTACAGGTCGAGTTACAGCCGGAGCATGCCTGTATTGGTCGGAGCACTCAGCGGTATTGAGATGGCGATGTGGGATGTATTCGGCAAGGTCGTCGGAATGCCGGTCTGGAAACTATTAGGCGGTTCCGTGCGGGATCGGATTCGCGTCTATACCGGTATAGGGGGTACAACACCTGAAGCGTGTGCAGAGCATGCGAGGAAGGCAGTGGCTGCAGGATTTCGGGCAGTAAAGATGGGAGCCTCGCCGCAACCTGTTCGATTTGTTGATACCCCAAAGGCGATTGGCACGATGGTGACACGGGTGGCAGCCGTGCGAGAGGCAGTCGGTGATAAGGTCGATATTGCTGTTGATCTGCATCGACGCTTGAGTCCAACGATGGCAGTCATCTTGGTAAAGGAATTAGAACCCTTCCGTCTCCTGTTTGCCGAGGAGCCGTGCCATCCTGAAAACAATGAGCCGCTTTTGATCTTATCCCGGTCCACAACAGTACCCATCGCGACGGGTGAACGGCATTTAACACGATGGGGTTTCCGGGAGATAATTGAACGTGAGATGTGCGCGATTTTGCAACCCGATATCCGACACTGCGGTGGGATACTGGAACTGAAGAAGATAGCCGCGATGGCGGAAATCCACAATATGGCGATTGCACCGCACAACGCTGCCGGTCCTGTCGGAGTGGCCGCATCGGTACACGTCATGGCGACCGTGCCGAATTTGCTGATATGTGAGGGCGGACACCGACGCGGAGAAGGACTGTTTCAAACACCTTTGGTTTTCAAAGATGGATTCATTGAACTCCCGACAGCACCCGGACTCGGTGTGGATATGGACGATACAGCTATTGAAGCGATTCGAGATGAAACATTTCGGCTGCGTGGAATGTTCTGGCACGCAGACGACGGGGCTTTCGCAGATTACTAACCACGCGCACTTTACGTCATTTTATTTTGATCATTCGGTCGTGTGGAAAGATTTGTTTTCGGAGGAATGTCCCATGAAATGTGTCCACAGCGCGGGCATCGCATCTCAAATTCGACGAGATTTCTGACTGTGCCGGTTTTTTCGGGTTTCCGTCGGGTTTGACATTGTGGACACCGGACAGCCCGAAATTCGTCGGCATCGCTTTTGCCAAAGTAAGCACCTATCTTAAAGAGAATAAATAGCAACACAACGATGAAAATGCAGAAGAGGCTGAAAATGAGAAAAGGGACAAGCGTTGGCATGTGGCTTTCCTCACAAGGGTCAAGGCTGGAAAATAAATGTGGTTGTCGGTCGGTGTTAACCTGTCAGCAATATGAGCGGTTTAACAGAGTTCTGAAGATACGTGGTTTCTGTGACATTGTCGGCGAAGAAAGGGGCGAAAAATGCATCAGCGATTTCCAAGAATGCGGGCAAGTCGAGTCCCATATAGTTTCCGAAAGCATCGTCACACTCAACGACAACCTGCCTCAATTTGTCCCGTCCCGCAGTGGAAAGTGTGCGCAAGGGTCGCAGCATTCGCATGTGATATTTGATGAGGGATGCTGAAACCTGAATCAGTCCTTGAAGAAAAAGACGATACGTGTCCTCTGCTTGGTGCCACAACCCTTCCCACGCTTCATGTGCTTCCCACCAATAGGCAAAGTTATATAAATCTATCCCGTAGAGATAGTCCTCGTTTTCTCGCCAGAGTTCTGGAGGTAGCGGATCAGCATCGTGTTCTTCTTCGAGGCCATAACTGTGTCCGCGCGGATCTCGGATGGGATGCGGTGTGACACCAGGGATATGTCGATACGGCGGGAACGGTTTTTGTGGACAATATCGATGCCAATTTGCATCAAAAGGTTCGGGTTGTTTAATAGTGTCCATATCGTCAGCGGCATTCTATATTCTGCCGACCCCGATGTAATGAAAACCCGCAGCTTTTGCTTCTTCCGGCGAATAGACATTACGTCCATCAATGAGGATGCGGGTCTTCATCTGTTTGGCGAGTTTACGGAGTTCGAGTCTGTGATAGAGTTCCCATTCAGTGACAAGCACTAACGCATCCGCATTGTAGGCGAGTTCATCTATATTTTTTGTGAAGTAGAGGTTGGTGTTAGCAGATGGATCCCTTCCACTCAAAGCACGCTGCGCATTTTCAATAGCGATCGGATCGTGTGCGCGAACGGTTGCACCCTCAGCAATAAGTTCACGAATAATGTCAAGCGACGGGGCTTCTCTAACGTCATCCGTGTTAGGCTTGAATGCGAGACCGAGGATACCGATAGTTTTACCTTTGAGCGTCTTCAGAGCACCTTGCAATTTTTCGATGATATGCGCGCGTTGGCGAAAATTAACGGTACGCGCGGCTTCCGTGATAGGCATCTCGTAGCCGGATTGCGCTGCGACCCCTAACAACGCTGAAGTATCTTTAGGGTAACAACTCCCACCCCATCCGAGACCGGCACGGAGAAACTGATTTCCGATGCGAGCGTCGAGTCCAATACCACGCGCAACCTCCGTCACGTCTGCACTGACCTTTTCACAGAGTCCTCCAATTTCATTGATAAAACTGATCTTGAGGGCGAGGAATGTGTTCGCAGCATATTTAATCATCTCTGCACTGTTTGGATCGGTGGTCATCATCGGTGGCAAGTGGTAAGCCGACGGACGTGGAAATCCACTCGGTGGATCAAACGTCTGTTCGAGGATCGGTTTATAGAGGCGACGGAGGGTATCAATCGCTTCATCGCTATTGGCACCAACAACAATCCGATCCGGATACAGTGCGCCTTGTAACGCTAAACCTTCTTGTAAGAACTCCGGGTTTGAAGCAACGGACACATTTCCCTGAATACCACGTGTCGAAAAAACAGACTCGACAACCTTAGCGACGCGTTGGTTGGTGCCGATGGGAACCGTGGACTTAACGACGAGCGTATAGTGTCTATCGGGCAGACAGACTTCTGCAACTTCCCTCGCTGCTTGTTCAACGTGCTGTGTATCAGCTTCTCCATTCTTTTTCGGTGGTGTCCCGACAGCAATCAGAATCAGCTCTGAATCGGGGACGACCTCAGCGACGTTTGGCGTAAAACGGATGGTGTGCTGCACTTCTTCAAGAAGGTTCTGGATGCCGGGTTCGTGAATAGGGCTTTTCCCTTCGTGCAGAAGGTCTAATTTACTTTCGTCTTTCTCTACTATTGCGACATTGTGATTGAGGTAAGCGAGGACGACACCCGTGGTCAAACCGACGTATCCTGCTCCTATAATTGCAATCTTCATTTTTTTTGCTATTGAATCTGGTCATCGTTCCTTTAACTTGGTGTGAATTCAACAACTTCAAGAACTCTTTGAAGTCGTTCGGTAGTTGGATCGTAGCCATAATTAATCTGTCGCATCAATTCGAGGGCTGCCATACGTTCTTGTGGGGTTTTGGAATGCCAATATGCTTTATCAGCCACATCTGCTTCTTCAAAAGAGGATAAAACTGAAAATTCCTCCTTATCCACTCTAAAACTATCAATCGCTCGCATTGCTTTCATATCCTCTATTTATTCAACCGGTGGGGGTTCAACGCTTTCCAGCAACCTATTGATAATATCTAAACTCGTGATACCGTCAGCCTCGGCGTTGAAATTCGTCAGAATTCGGTGGCGTAGGACGGGGATCGCAACAGCTTTAATATCTTCATAAGCGACATGATAGCGTCCGTGGAGGATGGCTCGCGCCTTTGCACCGAGAACGAGATATTGCGATGCTCGGGGGCCTGCTCCCCATTGGACCCAATCCTGAATGAAGTCGTATGCATCTGGGGCAGGACGCGTCTGCCTATTCAATTCCACGGCATACTCTACAATCGCTTCAGCGATGGGGACTTTCCGGACGACCTGCTGTATTTGTAGGACCTCTTCTCCGGTGATAACGGCATTGATTTCCGGTTCATAAGCCGCTGTTGTTGTCATCACAATCTCTTTTTCAGAAGTTTTGTCTGGATAATCGAGGGTGATATGGAACATAAAGCGATCAAGTTGTGCTTCTGGTAGTGGGTAAGTCCCTTCTTGTTCAATTGGGTTCTGTGTCGCTAAAACAAAAAACGGGCGTTCCAAGAAATATGTTCTACCGCCTGCGGTGACCTGATATTCTTGCATGGCTTGTAAAAGTGCGGCTTGTGTTTTCGGAGGTGTTCGATTGATTTCATCGGCGAGAACGATATTGGCAAACACTGGACCCTTAATAAATCGGAAGGCACGTTTACCGGTTCCATCTTCTTCAATAATATCGGTCCCTATAATGTCGGACGGCATTAGGTCTGGTGTAAATTGGATGCGGTTAAATGGCAATTTGAGAATTTGTGCGAATGTGCTAATGAGCAGCGTTTTTGCCAACCCCGGTACCCCAACCAACAAGCAGTGTCCCTGCGAAAAGAGCGCAATCAGGAGCTGCTCAATGACCTCGTTTTGTCCGATGATACGTTTTTTGAGTTCAGTTAGAATATTTTCTTTGGCTGTTTTTAATGTTTCAGCGATTTCTATATCAGTTGCAGGTTGCGTGGAGGGCATATCGTTTTTCATATATTTAAGGTTTAGTAGTTTGAGACTCTCCACATTTGGAGACCATCGAAATCGAAGTTGACATCAATAACGCGTGCACCAGCGTCTTCGAGTTTCTGGCGCACACTATGTTCGCGTGTCGGTTCACAGTAGAACAGGAGACACCCGCCACCACCGGCACCACACGCTTTTCCGCCGATGGCACCGTGTGCTGTCGCGATTTTAAAAAGCTGCTCAATCTGCTCGTTTGTAACAGACGGGTGTAACTTTTTCTGATTCCGCCAATTTTGGGTGAGTAATTCGCCGAATTCGGTCAATCTGCCGCGCATCAGTGCCGTTTTTGTCGCCTCAGCGGTGGCTTTGAGCGTCTCTAAGGCATCGCGGACACTTGGATCGGCACTTTTATAGGCGGTTGTCACGTTCTGATGGATGTTGCCCGAGAGTCTCGGTTGCCCGGTATAACAAAGGACGAGATTTTTTTCAAGTTCGTAGCGGATCTGAGGAGGGAGTCTCAGCGGCGAAGTTTTGACCTCTTCCCCTTGGAATTCCATAAAATGAATACCACCGAGGGCACTCGCGTAATGGTCTTGCTTCCCACCGAGTATACCGAGTTCATGGCGTTCGATAGTGCTGGCGAGTTCGGCGTATTCATACGGAAGATAGGTGGCTTCTTTGAGTGCGCCGAGGACGCTGACGAGGGCAACTCCCATTGCTGCCGAAGTTCCCAATCCACTCCCAGGAGGGGCATTGGACTGTGTGATCAGGTCGAATCCACCGATCTGTATAGACATGCGCCGGACCCCTGCCTTTACTAAATCGATATTTCCATCGTATTCGAGTTGACGGACATCGTCGGCTTCAATGAAGGTATCGAAATCTGCGGAATAGATACGAATACTTTTATCTAAAATCCGCTGCAGTTCAACGGAATCGTCCTGCGTTGTCTGACTTTCACAGCGGAGCGTGGCGTAAGCATACCGGTTGATTGCTCCGTTAACGACCAGCCCCTTTGAATGCTCGGTGAATAGGGCTACGTCGCTCCACCCCCCAGCAAAGTCAATTCGGACTGGAGCTCTCGCTCGGATTAGCATGACGAGTCTCCTGACATCGGTTTTTACGAGCACGCTTGCAAAGAATATGTATAAAATAGTGCGAAAAGTAGACAAGCGAAACTACAGATCGGACAAACCGGAAATAGACACATGCCCTCGCAAAAGATGATGAATACAAAAAATTGTGGCGAAGGTTAGCCGATAGTCGTATTGAAATATTTGGCAAGGGCAGTCTCTGTCGAGAAAGTGGTTAAAATAGTTGATGGTAGATGTAACGTGGAAAAGCCGCAGCTACCCCCGATTCGGAAACGGGGCATAGCCCCGCGGCTTTTCCCAGAAACTGAGCGAAATAACCGCTAATCTTAGGCAGCAGCGTCGCGAAGCTTCTTACCAGCTTTGAAGACAGGGACGGTCTTCTCAGGAATACTGAGCGGTTCGCCAGTCTGTGGATTGCGACCTGTACGGGCTGGCCGAACTTTGGCTTCAAATGTTCCGAAACCGATCAACCCAACGGAATCGCCGTTACTCAAAGCATCGCAAACAGTCGCAGCAAAAGCGTCAACAGCGGCTGTTGCCTCTTTCTTGCTAAGACCCGTCTGTTCGACAATACTGCTGACGACATCGTTCTTCATTAATTTTGCCATGTCAAATGTTCCTCTAATTTTCAGCCCGAACAAGAAAACAATACGTCTGCTAAATAATTAAGAAACGTGGGTTCTCCCATATC from Candidatus Poribacteria bacterium encodes:
- a CDS encoding MoxR family ATPase; translated protein: MKNDMPSTQPATDIEIAETLKTAKENILTELKKRIIGQNEVIEQLLIALFSQGHCLLVGVPGLAKTLLISTFAQILKLPFNRIQFTPDLMPSDIIGTDIIEEDGTGKRAFRFIKGPVFANIVLADEINRTPPKTQAALLQAMQEYQVTAGGRTYFLERPFFVLATQNPIEQEGTYPLPEAQLDRFMFHITLDYPDKTSEKEIVMTTTAAYEPEINAVITGEEVLQIQQVVRKVPIAEAIVEYAVELNRQTRPAPDAYDFIQDWVQWGAGPRASQYLVLGAKARAILHGRYHVAYEDIKAVAIPVLRHRILTNFNAEADGITSLDIINRLLESVEPPPVE
- a CDS encoding carbon-nitrogen hydrolase family protein gives rise to the protein MANNQIKVAAGQLLTSEDVSANTIKVLDQIEACAEIGVQIAAFPEGCLFGYCCRTDYWERTSPQVFKEAEAEIAEAARRHGIAVVVGSAHHDGENWHNDLAVFNQEGLLKYRYGKTFLAGEKWCINNRGPLPIVELAGVACCFIICHDVRYPELVKLPAAMGAQLCIFCSCESGLLSEYKLSAYRAMPISRATENGIYLLMANTPANPDDIRAPGSSHGNSKIIHPDGNVIKEAGFFGDTIIAETIDLSQATGSQAKRTYDEDTILREWFLQGCEFVVKV
- a CDS encoding NUDIX domain-containing protein, which produces MTHNMQSNIDPTIFQRLLIDAEKDGVQKLVVGAVIRKNSKFLLLERVPSDSMGGFVGIPSGTVEDEEDLLTALAREVQEETGLIVTSILEYLGSFDWTSSSGKKTRHFNFFIQVEDGEIKLSPTEHQAYYWVALSDAAYTTLNISDATKQILKTTVQQ
- a CDS encoding HU family DNA-binding protein; this translates as MAKLMKNDVVSSIVEQTGLSKKEATAAVDAFAATVCDALSNGDSVGLIGFGTFEAKVRPARTGRNPQTGEPLSIPEKTVPVFKAGKKLRDAAA
- the dgoD gene encoding galactonate dehydratase; amino-acid sequence: MKITGFETIPIQGRAMILKMFTDEGIIGYGEPMNYEHWRVVAQAVDDMAEYLVGKDPLQIEAHWQAMYRSSYSRSMPVLVGALSGIEMAMWDVFGKVVGMPVWKLLGGSVRDRIRVYTGIGGTTPEACAEHARKAVAAGFRAVKMGASPQPVRFVDTPKAIGTMVTRVAAVREAVGDKVDIAVDLHRRLSPTMAVILVKELEPFRLLFAEEPCHPENNEPLLILSRSTTVPIATGERHLTRWGFREIIEREMCAILQPDIRHCGGILELKKIAAMAEIHNMAIAPHNAAGPVGVAASVHVMATVPNLLICEGGHRRGEGLFQTPLVFKDGFIELPTAPGLGVDMDDTAIEAIRDETFRLRGMFWHADDGAFADY
- a CDS encoding class I SAM-dependent methyltransferase; this encodes MNVFDATRKHYNAAGVHPTTDPDNPRSQFAVDRYEDHLRKLIRPGMRALDLGCNAGRFTFAMEDMGAIATGIDCAEIPLRHAKEVAEKRKSRCRFNIGDMAALPYKENSFDLALLPQNNIYLSYQMLECLTVQLKEILSDNGIFLVIMHDELVKRVGEETLPDRYDVQTGLIGGSRTIPDKGTYAYPSYFWTVPFAKHIIEKYFLFERVAQIEENRFMLVFRNKKRNGGL
- a CDS encoding amidohydrolase family protein is translated as MSDQIVCIRANSLVDGISTSAKSNQAILVTNGRIDAVGDQEEIAKKTPPDAEVIDLGDACLAPGLIDGHTHLSLAGDGRNYVQMFSETDEMMVLTGAMNLQRHLAAGITTIREHGARNKVGFTLKEGLERGYIPGPRALVSGRPITCTGGHFHVCNETADGEAEMRRSVRRLVHEGADYIKIMASGGGTAGTIPGRASYTVAELHAAVHEAHHFHRLTVAHCRASESMVRAVEAGIDLMEHAEFLDPDGELRFDPKIAEMMAESGIWISPTLQAWTGYPRIVELRAKRDNGTISADETAELQRSEARAEVRLDVMRRMLDYDLRDRIVPGTDSGVGNLAFGHLDYDLQLLVEVGFTPAEALISATRISAEAIGMADEIGTIAPGKIADLVAFESDPTNDVGVVSRVIAVFQAGQRVK
- a CDS encoding DUF309 domain-containing protein, whose amino-acid sequence is MDTIKQPEPFDANWHRYCPQKPFPPYRHIPGVTPHPIRDPRGHSYGLEEEHDADPLPPELWRENEDYLYGIDLYNFAYWWEAHEAWEGLWHQAEDTYRLFLQGLIQVSASLIKYHMRMLRPLRTLSTAGRDKLRQVVVECDDAFGNYMGLDLPAFLEIADAFFAPFFADNVTETTYLQNSVKPLILLTG
- a CDS encoding GHMP kinase → MLIRARAPVRIDFAGGWSDVALFTEHSKGLVVNGAINRYAYATLRCESQTTQDDSVELQRILDKSIRIYSADFDTFIEADDVRQLEYDGNIDLVKAGVRRMSIQIGGFDLITQSNAPPGSGLGTSAAMGVALVSVLGALKEATYLPYEYAELASTIERHELGILGGKQDHYASALGGIHFMEFQGEEVKTSPLRLPPQIRYELEKNLVLCYTGQPRLSGNIHQNVTTAYKSADPSVRDALETLKATAEATKTALMRGRLTEFGELLTQNWRNQKKLHPSVTNEQIEQLFKIATAHGAIGGKACGAGGGGCLLFYCEPTREHSVRQKLEDAGARVIDVNFDFDGLQMWRVSNY
- a CDS encoding phytanoyl-CoA dioxygenase family protein translates to MLQQEAIEHLETFGYCLIEDAIPTVQADAMAEKYFQLHRDPKNRDAFQDPNAELYQTLFGVVNLDEMCWECIAHPQVLQVVRHFLGDSARLGEACTKWVKPRAPQGGIHSDSTHDLPSRLPETPWMINSIWMITDFTIENGATLVVPFSHRARRRPTQSDIVESHPVPVCGQKGSVLLWHGGTWHGQGANTTDDQHRMALNIAYYPAWWNLMREGGHQPVFPETFARMPEDLQALVRHKVAKRRADIYEF
- a CDS encoding sialidase family protein, producing MLSTENMGGVVVTPNQLSEMQAGDYILHARDGLLNKVPVEKIRMPLDPQGHYQGLNFVQAPDGTIYAVQHTIISKSTDGGRSWEHLNRVPAAFGFNGWLLQANRHGQLIHVSQHGEEQPTTVWVSDDEGETWEQTSEIDVAPFQKTVAGSSLTRLNDGTLLLPIKRRDDPFYEGTNPTYVFVSEDDGYTFSNRFFLSDYGNEVNIAELFSGRLLAVIRYQPGHPDQPHTNKTVFLADSVDSGVTWTNLRQLTSVHGQCHGAAVGLSNKRAVVAYDHRYPRELGSGRAMVSDNNGESWRDEVYYLCHGHVAGFPRHITLDGEEILTFIGSCYGDVSKWENATGNSHFCIIRWRPV
- a CDS encoding UDP-glucose/GDP-mannose dehydrogenase family protein, whose protein sequence is MKIAIIGAGYVGLTTGVVLAYLNHNVAIVEKDESKLDLLHEGKSPIHEPGIQNLLEEVQHTIRFTPNVAEVVPDSELILIAVGTPPKKNGEADTQHVEQAAREVAEVCLPDRHYTLVVKSTVPIGTNQRVAKVVESVFSTRGIQGNVSVASNPEFLQEGLALQGALYPDRIVVGANSDEAIDTLRRLYKPILEQTFDPPSGFPRPSAYHLPPMMTTDPNSAEMIKYAANTFLALKISFINEIGGLCEKVSADVTEVARGIGLDARIGNQFLRAGLGWGGSCYPKDTSALLGVAAQSGYEMPITEAARTVNFRQRAHIIEKLQGALKTLKGKTIGILGLAFKPNTDDVREAPSLDIIRELIAEGATVRAHDPIAIENAQRALSGRDPSANTNLYFTKNIDELAYNADALVLVTEWELYHRLELRKLAKQMKTRILIDGRNVYSPEEAKAAGFHYIGVGRI